One stretch of Eupeodes corollae chromosome 2, idEupCoro1.1, whole genome shotgun sequence DNA includes these proteins:
- the LOC129946868 gene encoding acyl-coenzyme A diphosphatase FITM2 has protein sequence MATKRKPIRPVTVNTNMNFRPGGPDVSRSEAKGTRPTAAPTTIKEIIVTTIMYVCKKTIFFDTNLKVALYLGSLFIISLIGDFIPYPKTYFSRSDNLFNIYFVKIGWGWTLLFSLPFLVMTSIVLCCGDRKKMLTNHLPRLVVATFFWFFWTKLFNVIETSYGRCTVRGFDSKSSCLRAGHLWNGFDISGHAFILIHSSLVLIEEARPIVKWESIKEHLRNELHNRSVAERSSTNPLRNLSDEQVKMLNFLYERLTPAIRTLFIGIAALQLLWDVMLVGTMLYYHKMIEKVVSGIIAILTWYFTYRFWYPSSLLPDPAGSGCFFYQRERSDTFVYKRAPSLTPTTPTQRTANASGQVPMFMGLPIYANLRANQASTTPNTSNVSSEFL, from the coding sequence ATGGCCACAAAAAGGAAACCGATTCGACCTGTTACAGTCAATACGAATATGAATTTCCGACCTGGGGGACCAGATGTCTCTAGGTCAGAAGCTAAAGGTACACGACCAACTGCTGCACCAACGACCATTAAGGAAATCATAGTTACCACAATAATGTATGTTTGCAAAAAGACAATCTTCTTCGATACCAATCTCAAAGTAGCTCTCTACCTAGGAAGTCTGTTTATAATCTCATTGATTGGAGATTTTATACCTTATCCCAAGACTTATTTCTCCCGTTcagacaatttatttaatatctacTTTGTGAAAATCGGCTGGGGATGGACATTGCTGTTTAGTTTGCCTTTTTTGGTGATGACCTCAATAGTCCTATGTTGTGGTGATAGGAAGAAGATGCTTACAAATCACTTACCTCGATTAGTAGTCGCAActttcttctggttcttctgGACGAAGTTGTTTAATGTAATTGAGACATCTTATGGCAGGTGTACCGTTCGAGGATTTGATAGTAAATCGAGCTGCTTGCGAGCTGGCCATTTATGGAATGGATTTGATATATCAGGCCATGCATTTATACTGATTCACTCTAGTTTGGTACTAATAGAGGAGGCAAGACCAATTGTTAAATGGGAATCGATTAAGGAGCATCTGCGAAATGAATTGCACAATCGAAGTGTTGCCGAGCGGTCAAGTACAAATCCATTGAGGAACCTCAGTGATGAACAAGTGAAGATGCTTAACTTCTTATATGAGCGCTTGACTCCGGCCATTCGGACTCTGTTCATTGGAATTGCAGCGTTGCAGCTTCTTTGGGATGTGATGCTAGTTGGAACAATGCTATACTACCATAAGATGATAGAAAAGGTTGTTAGTGGAATTATTGCGATTTTGACGTGGTATTTCACGTATCGTTTCTGGTATCCATCAAGTTTATTGCCTGATCCAGCTGGAAGTGGATGTTTCTTCTATCAACGTGAAAGAAGTGACACATTTGTTTACAAGAGAGCTCCAAGTTTGACACCAACTACGCCTACACAACGTACAGCTAATGCTTCTGGTCAAGTACCCATGTTTATGGGTTTGCCTATTTATGCTAATCTAAGGGCAAATcaggcctctactacgcctaatACATCAAATGTATCATCCGAATTTCTTTAa